The sequence below is a genomic window from Lysobacter capsici.
CAGGCCAGGGCGGCGCGTTCGGCGGCGCTGAAGTCCTCGACGTGGCGCCACACGATCAGGCGGTCCAGGCGGTCGTTGCTCTCGCCGTCGGCGCGCGCCTCGCGCAGGTGCATCTTGATGCAGTAGGCGCAGCCGTTGATCTGCGAGGCGCGCAGCTGGATCAGGTGGTAGATCGCGCGCGGCAGGCTGTTGGCCTCGATGGCGCCCTGGATGGCGGTGTGGACCTTGCCCAGCTGGGTCAGGATCTCGGGGATTTCGCGTTCGTACTTGACGGCTTCGGTGGTACTCATGGCGGTGTCCTCTCAGGTGGGTGAAGTGGCTATACCTGAGTGACGATCCACCCCGCCGGCCCGTGACATGGCGGGCGAAAAAACTTTGCGATGGGCCGATTCCTTGCCGCGGGGCCGTCGTGGTCGCGCTCATCGGCCTCGCATTGCGCCCGTTCGCCGGGGCGAGCACCATCGCGCCAAGCCCCCCGTGGCTCCGCCACGGCCCGATTGCCCGCCCCGCACGCCAGGACCGCTTCGTCATGACCGAACAACGCAAGTTCGAGCACCAGAATCTACAGACCGCGACCTTCGAGGACTGCTCGCTGGCCGGTGCGACCTTCAACGATGTCGACCTGTCCGGGGCGACGTTCGCCAACGTCAATCTGCGCGATGCGCGATGGGCCAACGTGAACCTGGCCGGCGTGGCGATCGGCCACCAGAATCTGCTGGCCGCGAGGTTCGAGGATTGCTCGCTGGCCGGCGCGACCTTCAGCGATGTGGACCTGTCCGGGGCGACGTTCGCCAACGTGAATCTGGCCGGCGTGTCGATCGACGACGCCAACATCGAAGGGCTGACCATCTTCGGTTACGACATCCAGGCCCTGATCCGGGCGCAGCTGGAACGCGACCCGTCGGTTTGATCCGGGCGCCGCGATCGAGTCACCGAATCGCGGAAGCGATGCGCCGGCCCGGATCGCGCGCGATCGAAAAAAATCAAATCACCCGCAAGGTGATCGCCTTCAGCACCGCGCGCGTGCGATCGCGGGTATCGAGTTTTTCCAGGATCACCGAGACGTAATTCTTGACCGTGCCCTCGGCCAGGAACATCGCGCGGGCGATTTCCTTGTTCGAATAGCCGCCGGCCATCAGTCGCAACACCGACACCTCGCGTTCGGTGAACAGCGCGCGCGGCGCGTCGTCGGCGTGGTAGCGGTAGCGCGCGCGCACCGGCTCGGTGCTGACCGGCTGC
It includes:
- a CDS encoding pentapeptide repeat-containing protein, coding for MTEQRKFEHQNLQTATFEDCSLAGATFNDVDLSGATFANVNLRDARWANVNLAGVAIGHQNLLAARFEDCSLAGATFSDVDLSGATFANVNLAGVSIDDANIEGLTIFGYDIQALIRAQLERDPSV
- a CDS encoding carboxymuconolactone decarboxylase family protein codes for the protein MSTTEAVKYEREIPEILTQLGKVHTAIQGAIEANSLPRAIYHLIQLRASQINGCAYCIKMHLREARADGESNDRLDRLIVWRHVEDFSAAERAALAWTEALTTIDASADYADLRGELRAHYDDKQIGTITSVVMMINLWNRLQVSKH